A section of the Clostridium felsineum DSM 794 genome encodes:
- the ahbB gene encoding siroheme decarboxylase subunit beta, with amino-acid sequence MCTDLEIIKVLQQDIPLECKPYEKMAIKLGISEKQLIEKIKEFKQKGILRRYGAVLKHTSVGFKVNVLVAWEVTEEKIEDAAKIMIKFKEVSHCYKRMTYDDWKYNMYTMIHGESKDKCRNIISDIAKLTGVKNFLPMYTLKELKKKSIIIR; translated from the coding sequence ATGTGTACGGATTTAGAAATAATAAAAGTACTCCAACAGGATATTCCTTTAGAATGTAAACCATATGAAAAGATGGCAATAAAGCTTGGTATATCTGAAAAACAACTAATTGAAAAAATAAAGGAATTTAAGCAAAAAGGAATACTTCGTAGATATGGAGCTGTATTAAAGCATACCAGTGTAGGTTTTAAGGTAAATGTTCTTGTAGCATGGGAGGTTACAGAAGAAAAAATAGAAGATGCAGCTAAAATAATGATAAAATTTAAAGAAGTTAGTCATTGCTATAAGAGAATGACATATGATGATTGGAAATATAACATGTATACAATGATTCATGGTGAGAGTAAAGATAAGTGTAGAAATATAATAAGTGATATTGCTAAATTAACAGGCGTAAAAAATTTTCTGCCAATGTATACATTAAAGGAGTTAAAAAAGAAAAGTATTATAATACGTTAA